AGGAAACGATGATCGAGCCGGGGGAGGCGGGAGTCCACCTCGGGATTCAGCCCGACGAGTTTAAGGGCATCGGGCCTCGCCCATTTCCCCGCCTTCATCCCATCGTCGAACGATACCGATTCCTTTTTTACCCGAGCATCCAAACGCCATGAGATCGCATTGCATCCGATGCGGCGCCTGCTGCAGTACGGCGTCCCCGACCCTCCATCCTGAAGACCTGGATATCCTCCAACAAGAAGTCATCGCTTTCCGTGATCTGTTCACCCTGCGCAAGGGAGAAATGGTACACGACAATGTTCGGGGCCTGCTCATCACCCTGCCCGAGGAGATGATCAAGGTCAAAACGGACGCTTCCGGAGCCTGTCGATTCTATAACTCGAGGGACAAGGCCTGCGGGATCTACGATCATCGTCCCATTCAGTGCCGCGAACAAGCATGCTGGGACACCCAAGCCCTGGAACGAAGAAACCGGACGCCGCGCATCACTCGAAAAGAGCTTCTGACGGCGTATCCTTCGCTGATCCGTTTGATCGAGTCCCACGAAAACCGGTTCGGATTGTCCCAATTGGAAGAGTGTGTGAGAAGTCTGAGATCCGTCGAGGACGGCACTGCGCAACCGTTGATGGACCTGCTGAAATACGATTACGCTTTCCGAGCTTTTGTCAGGGATAAGATGGGCATACCTTTCGATGAGACGGACTTTTTGTTCGGCCGCCCCCTGATGGATCTTCTGCGGATGCACGGCCTGACAACGGAGACAAACGAGGAAGGCGCGTACGTGGTGAGACCGTTGCGTGCGAGGGCGCGCTAGGCGCCTGGTGTGTCTTGCCGATCAGGATAATCTGATAGGAAAGGGGGACGGGGTTGATTTTGTGCGTTTCCATTCTTCTTCAACGGACAGTCCATTATCCGAAGCAATCTGTCTGCCTCTGCCGACAGCCCGGCTGACAGCCGACTTGTTTATCTCGAGTTTCTTAGCCACCTCAGTTGCGAATCAGACCCCTAGCAAAACAGGGTGTTACGCCGTTCGATCCCTCGGCAGATGATGTGATGCAACGCTCCCGGCGCATCAATGCGTGCTTTTCGCGGCATGAGGTTTCTATATCATAGACCACGAAACAAAGAAACGCGCAAATTCAACCCCGTCCCCCTTTTCACGGCCTTCTCCATGTTCTTGCTTTCCCCGGGCTTCTTCGTTACAAAGGGCTACGCCCAGCGGGGCGGCATTTGAAATACGAGAGGTTTTCTTCATGAAAGCTCGAAACGACGTGCGCAACATCGCCATTATCGCCCACGTAGACCACGGCAAGACCACTCTGGTCGACGCCATGCTCTGGCAGAGCGGAACCTTCCGCGCGCATGAACAGGTGGCCGAACGGGTCATGGACAGTATGGACCTGGAACGGGAAAAGGGCATTACCATCATGGCCAAGAACACGGCCATCACCTACAAGGGGGTGAAGATCAACATAGTGGATACCCCCGGTCACGCGGATTTCGGCGGTGAAGTGGAGCGCGCCCTGAACATGGTGGACGGCGTCATGCTACTGGTCGATGCCTCCGAAGGTCCCCTGCCCCAGACCCGATTCGTTCTCAGCAAGTCCCTGGCCGCGGGTCTTCCGATCATTGTTGTGATCAACAAGATCGACCGGCCCGACCGGCGCATTGCCGAAGTGCTCGACGAAACCTACGATCTGCTCATCGACCTGGACGCCAAGGAGGAGCAGCTCGAATTCCCCGTACTGTATACCAACGCCAAGGCAGGCCTGGCCCTCACCGACCCGGACGGCGAAGGGCGTGACCTTCAACCGCTTTTCGAAGCCATCCTCAGCCATATCCCGGCGCCGGTGTGCGAGGAATCGGCGCCGCTGCAGTTCCTGGTCACCAACCTCGACTGGTCCGACTATGTGGGACGCATCGCGGTAGGAAAGGTGGTCAACGGGGTGCTGGCGCAGGGGTCAAGGGTCGCCCTCATGAAAAAGGGAGAATCGGCCGGCGTGTCGGCGCTGAGAGAACTCTACACCTTCTCGGGCCTCGAACGCGTCCCGGCCAAATCCGTTGCGGCCGGCGATATCGCAGCCGTGGCCGGGGTGGAAAACGCCTTTATCGGGGATACGTTCTGCGATCCCGAAGACCCGCACCCGCTTCCCGCCATCAGCGTGGAAGAACCCACCATGTCCATGGAATTTTCGGTGAACACTTCTCCGCTGTCCGGCGCCGAGGGTTCCATCCTCACCTCCCGCCGGATCAAAGCCCGGCTGGAAAAGGAGACGCTGTACAACGTATCGATAAGGGTGGCGCCGGGTGAGACGCCGGACGCCTTTGTGGTCAGCGCCAGAGGCGAACTGCAGTTGGCGGTGCTGGTGGAGACCATGCGTCGGGAGGGATTCGAACTCTCCCTGTCCACCCCCCGGATCATCACCAAGGAGATACATGGGGTGAAATCCGAGCCGCTGGAAATGGCGGTCATCGACGTGCCGGAAGGCTATGTGGGCGTCATCACCGAAAAAATGAGCGCCCGCCGGGGAAAGATGACCAAAATGGTGAACCACGGCAGCGGCCGCGTGCGGCTGGAATTCAAAATTCCCACTAGGGGACTTATCGGCTACCGGTCCCAGTTCCTCACCGACACCCGCGGCGAGGGGATCCTCACCACCCTGGTCATCGGACACACCCCCTACGCCGGAGATATCAGCGGCCGCACCAACGGCTCGCTTGTGTCCGACCGGTCGGGCAAGGCTGTCACCTACGCCATTTTCCACCTGCAGCCGCGGGGACAGATATTCGTAAAACCCAACGACCCCCTCTATCCCGGGCTGGTCGTGGGCGAAAACTCCCGCTCCCAGGACATAGCGGTCAACATGACCAAGGAAAAGAAGCTGACCAACATCCGCGCCGCCATGTCCGACGAGGCGCTGCGGCTCATCCCTCCCCGCACCTTCACCCTGGAACAGGCCATCGAATACATCAAGGACGACGAACTGGTGGAAGTGACCCCAAAATCTATACGATTACGGAAGAAGGGAAGAATCAAATAACCTGCCAAATGCCGGGTATAGCGAACATCGATTGATCCAGCCGCAGCGTGCTGTCCAAGGCCCGCACCCGCTGGGGTGTCAAGGCCTTCCAGTCCTTTTTTGACCGGATCGTCACCCAATGTGTTCAAGCCGGTCTTGTTTCGGACAAGAAGCTGTTTATGGATTCGAGCGATATCCAGGCCGACGCCTCCAACAATTCGGTGGTCAACACAGAAGATATCGGACACTGTTGTTTGTTTTTGTCGGGAAGGAATCGTGATCTTCTTTGGCGAAAGATCCCACCCTGCGACAAGCTCGGGGCAGGCCCTGCGACAAGCTCGGGGCAGGCCCTGCGACAAGCTCAGGGCAGGCCCTGCGGGAATAATCCGGGTTAGCGGGACAGGCCTAAACCAACGTTCGAGTTGGATTCATTCAAGAGGCGGATTTGTCGGCGCCGGTGGATGACGTCGCCCTGCTTCCGCCGGCCTTTCTTTATCAGCTCGAGTATTCATCAGGTATCGTTGACTTTTTCCCCGATAGAAAATCAGGCATGGGATGATTATTGTTGAGCGCCGGCCGAAAGGAAAGATATCAAAAAAGAAGACCCGACCCCGAAGTTCGCTTTTTACTCATGCAGCCTTT
This region of Deltaproteobacteria bacterium genomic DNA includes:
- a CDS encoding YkgJ family cysteine cluster protein codes for the protein MRSHCIRCGACCSTASPTLHPEDLDILQQEVIAFRDLFTLRKGEMVHDNVRGLLITLPEEMIKVKTDASGACRFYNSRDKACGIYDHRPIQCREQACWDTQALERRNRTPRITRKELLTAYPSLIRLIESHENRFGLSQLEECVRSLRSVEDGTAQPLMDLLKYDYAFRAFVRDKMGIPFDETDFLFGRPLMDLLRMHGLTTETNEEGAYVVRPLRARAR
- the typA gene encoding translational GTPase TypA, producing MKARNDVRNIAIIAHVDHGKTTLVDAMLWQSGTFRAHEQVAERVMDSMDLEREKGITIMAKNTAITYKGVKINIVDTPGHADFGGEVERALNMVDGVMLLVDASEGPLPQTRFVLSKSLAAGLPIIVVINKIDRPDRRIAEVLDETYDLLIDLDAKEEQLEFPVLYTNAKAGLALTDPDGEGRDLQPLFEAILSHIPAPVCEESAPLQFLVTNLDWSDYVGRIAVGKVVNGVLAQGSRVALMKKGESAGVSALRELYTFSGLERVPAKSVAAGDIAAVAGVENAFIGDTFCDPEDPHPLPAISVEEPTMSMEFSVNTSPLSGAEGSILTSRRIKARLEKETLYNVSIRVAPGETPDAFVVSARGELQLAVLVETMRREGFELSLSTPRIITKEIHGVKSEPLEMAVIDVPEGYVGVITEKMSARRGKMTKMVNHGSGRVRLEFKIPTRGLIGYRSQFLTDTRGEGILTTLVIGHTPYAGDISGRTNGSLVSDRSGKAVTYAIFHLQPRGQIFVKPNDPLYPGLVVGENSRSQDIAVNMTKEKKLTNIRAAMSDEALRLIPPRTFTLEQAIEYIKDDELVEVTPKSIRLRKKGRIK